Proteins from a genomic interval of Paenibacillus lentus:
- a CDS encoding MarR family winged helix-turn-helix transcriptional regulator: MLKTEERGTDLSLHLYRVFSKSFKSVNEHAVTGSKIQGFNPTAFAVLEVLYYKGPQPIQQIGAKLLLQSGNVTYVIDKLEAAGYLQRQPCPRDRRVIFAELTPKGKELMDKLYPEFSERIDYALSGLDNEEKQLMITLLKKMGREAEKLAPLARK, from the coding sequence ATGTTGAAGACCGAGGAACGCGGAACCGATTTATCACTGCACTTGTACCGAGTATTTTCTAAGTCGTTTAAAAGTGTCAATGAGCATGCCGTAACGGGAAGCAAAATTCAGGGCTTCAATCCGACAGCCTTTGCTGTTTTGGAGGTTCTCTATTACAAGGGGCCTCAGCCCATTCAGCAAATCGGGGCCAAACTGCTGCTGCAGAGCGGCAACGTCACATATGTGATCGACAAGCTGGAAGCCGCTGGCTATTTGCAGCGACAGCCCTGTCCACGAGATCGGCGAGTCATATTTGCCGAACTGACGCCAAAGGGTAAAGAGCTGATGGATAAGCTTTATCCGGAGTTTTCCGAACGAATTGACTATGCCCTTAGCGGACTAGACAATGAAGAGAAGCAATTAATGATTACATTGCTGAAGAAAATGGGGCGTGAAGCCGAGAAGCTGGCTCCGCTTGCACGCAAGTAG
- a CDS encoding MDR family MFS transporter, which produces MLSTFLAAIEGTVIGPAGPRIVGDLGGVALLSWVFTAYLLTMAVSTPIFGKMSDLYGRKPVFIIGSLLFLAGSLLSGLSQSMEQLIVFRALQGIGAGALIPVTFTIIGDIYSIEERARVQALISSVWGISSLVGPLLGGYVVDYLNWRWVFGFNVPFGLLSLFFILKYLHEKNEKQKVKIDIAGAITFTIGVTALLFGLATGGQQFAWTSPWLIAILAIAAISLSLFLIVENRAEEPLVPLKLFKVRDIAFSNIASLVASALLIGLTSYLPLWIQGVLGQNATMSGLILAPMSIGWLFGSVYGARWIISKGSRYTSLIGMIIIAFGAAGIAFMTEETPLYLMLVFNAMYGIGFGFSFTVFTIIAQSSVGYSLRGASNALNTFTKSIGQTIGVAVFGTLINLRIVTQTSAGTASGLKVSQDDINNLLSPEKVQNLSPELWSELKHVLQNSLHTLFVVMAILALVGVVSVFGLRNRAPEVEKEK; this is translated from the coding sequence ATGCTGTCCACTTTCCTTGCAGCAATTGAAGGTACGGTCATTGGTCCGGCAGGCCCGAGAATCGTTGGAGATTTGGGTGGAGTAGCTTTGCTGAGCTGGGTGTTTACAGCTTATCTGCTGACGATGGCTGTTTCGACCCCGATTTTTGGGAAGATGAGTGATCTTTATGGTAGGAAGCCCGTATTTATTATCGGGTCTTTATTGTTTTTGGCGGGATCATTACTATCCGGACTTTCGCAGAGCATGGAACAACTGATTGTATTCCGTGCACTGCAGGGGATCGGAGCCGGTGCGCTGATTCCGGTCACGTTTACAATTATCGGCGATATTTATTCGATTGAAGAAAGAGCTAGGGTTCAAGCTTTAATCAGCTCTGTATGGGGGATTTCATCTCTCGTCGGGCCGCTGCTCGGCGGCTATGTCGTCGATTATTTAAACTGGAGATGGGTATTTGGCTTTAATGTGCCGTTCGGTTTACTGTCGCTTTTTTTCATTTTGAAATACTTACATGAGAAAAATGAGAAGCAGAAGGTGAAAATTGATATTGCCGGCGCGATAACCTTTACAATCGGTGTGACGGCACTCCTGTTTGGACTCGCGACAGGCGGCCAGCAATTCGCCTGGACGTCCCCTTGGTTAATCGCTATTTTGGCGATCGCTGCAATATCGCTCAGCCTGTTCCTAATCGTAGAGAACCGGGCGGAGGAACCGCTCGTACCTCTTAAGCTATTTAAAGTGCGGGACATCGCCTTCTCGAACATAGCAAGTCTGGTGGCTAGCGCCCTGCTCATTGGACTTACCTCCTATTTACCGCTTTGGATACAAGGGGTTTTGGGGCAGAATGCTACGATGTCCGGACTTATTCTGGCTCCGATGTCGATCGGCTGGCTCTTTGGCTCCGTGTATGGAGCGCGCTGGATCATTAGCAAAGGTTCACGCTACACGTCCTTGATCGGAATGATCATCATTGCATTTGGAGCGGCAGGAATCGCTTTTATGACGGAGGAGACGCCGCTCTATCTGATGCTAGTTTTTAACGCGATGTACGGTATCGGCTTTGGCTTCTCCTTCACGGTGTTTACGATTATCGCCCAATCTTCGGTCGGCTACAGCCTCCGTGGGGCTTCGAATGCTCTGAACACCTTCACTAAGTCCATCGGGCAGACGATCGGCGTTGCCGTATTCGGAACGTTGATCAATTTGCGGATCGTAACCCAGACATCGGCTGGCACGGCTTCCGGGCTCAAAGTATCCCAGGACGACATTAACAATTTGCTATCTCCGGAAAAAGTGCAAAATCTGTCTCCCGAGCTCTGGAGTGAGCTGAAGCATGTGCTGCAGAACAGTTTGCATACCCTGTTTGTCGTGATGGCCATATTGGCGCTTGTTGGCGTCGTATCGGTATTTGGCCTGCGGAACCGTGCACCTGAGGTCGAGAAAGAGAAGTAG